Genomic segment of Deinococcus radiopugnans ATCC 19172:
TCGCTGAGCGGGTAGCGGGCCGCCTCGTGACGCGCCAGACACCGCAGCGCCGCGGCGACCCGTACAGGGTCGTCTCCGGTCACCGCTCGGATCTGAGCCTGGCGGTCGCGGGGGCGCGCCTGAATCTCGTGGTCGCGGCGGACCAGGGCTTCAGCTGCCAGGGCTGTTCCGGCAAAGGCGGCGGCGTCCACGCAGGCCAGCAGTTGCTGGCCCAGCTGATCCTGGACGCTCTGCGGCAGCTCACCGAGGAACTGCCCGGCGCGTGCGCCGGCTCCTGGCAGATCAAAAGCCAGCGGCCGGCCCTGGCGCAGCAGGCCCGCGGCTGTGTTCCAATCGTGGTAGCCCAGAAAGCGCGCGGTGAGCTCCAGGGTGTGGCCATGACTCAGGATGCGCAGCACTTCGAGTCCGCGCTTCGTGTGTGCGGCGGCGCGCAGGGTGTTCGCAGCTGCCTTGAGCTGCTCGGTGGATATCACGGGCATGGGAGACCTCCGTCAAGAAGACGAGTCCAACTCTGTGAAGCGCTCGCGTTAGAACAGAGTGGGCTCACCTTAGTACGGGGGAATCCGAACAACGGGGCTGCGCGCATCTCGTGGGTTGCCTTGACCACCGCCTCTGGAGAGGCGGTTGCGAGCCAGCAGGCGCAACCCGAAAACCGCCGTTAGTGTATGCCGCACGTGCACTGGGTGGCAAGGGGCGGGCACGCTTCCAAGTGTGAATCAAGGCCCAGGCCACTCCGTCTTGCCATGGTGCTCCCACACATCGACGGGCAATGGCGCCGGGCGCTGTGGAACGGCAGCACTGGTGAGTCCGTGCTCCCGTGCAGGCAACGTACAGGCAATGGGTGGCAAGGGCGTTCCAACTTCCCCATCTGGCTGAAGACGCATCCGGACAGTCTGCTGAAGGCACTTGGCGCTGCAGCGACGCTGCCTGCGGCAGACTGTCCGCGCCCTGGAAAAGGGCGAGTTCTCTACCCGCGCCGGCGGCCCCTGGTCGGCTGAGCAGGTCAGGCGTCTGCTCAACCGCACGGAGGCGACGCGAGCCCCCTGACGTCGGAGGGACCCTGCGTTCAGGGGCCGGGGCTGAGGCCAGACCGCCCCGGCAACCCGGAACCGGGTCAGCGGCCGAGTGGCGGACCGGAGCGGGGGCACAGGCTGAAGCGGACTCCCCCAGGTCCCGACTGGGCAAGTTAGTGCGTATGCAATAGGGCAGGGCTCAAGCCAAAGCCTAGCCGCGCTCTGGCTTCCAGATCACCTGGAGGCGGCCGGCCACCAGGGGGGTCCGTCGCCCTCCACGGTGACGCGAACCTTCCCGGTTAGTTGAGGGCAGGACTGTGATTGGATCTGGCCACATGTAGGTGACAGCTCAGCGGCGCGACCAGCTGCTGCACACGGCCCGCCAGACGGTCACGGTGCGCGCGATCAGGACCCGCAACAGGCCTACGCTCCGGACGACGGATGGGAACTGCAGCGGCGCCGCTGCTGCGGCCGCGTCACCGGTGATCCGGACCGGGTCAGGCTCGGTCGAACCGTAGGACACGGCGCGCGGAACCGGCGTACTTCCTGGCGCACTCACAGAAACCGGGGCACCAGGGCTCTGGGGGCCACCCTGGTCGGTGGGCTGAGGCGCACTCGCGCCAGGCACGGGCGCAGCAGGCAGCTGATTGCCCCCGGGGGGCAGCCTGGGCAGGTGCCCTGACCAGACAGTCCGGGGCAGCCTCGACAGGCCGAGCTGTTTGCAGGCGGCCAGGGCCTCGTCGAGCAGCCTCTCGGCATGCAGGTAGGCTGGATGCTGAGGACCATGCGCCCGGAACTCCTGTGCGCCGGCCAGTGCAGGCTTGCGCAGGTATTCCAGCACTTCCTTGAGGTCTTCCAGGGTCTCGCCCACCTCCTGCTGGTACACAATTTGGCTTTTGACAATCACGCCAGATGGCGTGGTTGTCTCGAAGGATTTGGGAACAAGCGTGCCCCGTGGCACCATCAGATGCACGTGCAGGCCGCCCTTTTTCTTCCTTTTACCCCGTTCAAGGCTGCACTGATACGGCACCGCTATGTCCACGGCCGCAGTTTTGCCCACGGCCAAGGTTTTGAGCAGGGCCGCGATTTTGAGCACGGCCGCGAATATGAGCAGATCCGTGATGTGGGCGCGGACGGCCGCGACAACAAGCGGGAGATGCGGGTTGTCCCCGGCCCCGTGGATTGTCAAGACAAACACATCCCATTTGGAGGTAACCGCCCACATACGCTGGGCGATCTCCTCAACGCTCTGTTCAACCTGCGAGGGATGTCGACGCAGCTGGTCGCGCGCATAGCGCTTTAGAGGGATCCGGCGGTACCCGGTCCTGGTCCGGGACGGGGCCGCCGTCGCCGCGCCTGGCTGGGGCCGCTGGGAGGTCGGAGCCGCCGCTGGGCAAGGGTTGACCCCGGTGTGGGGCGACACGTGGACAGTGCCCTGGCCCGCCGGGGCAGGCCCGACAACCTGACTCGTTGCTCCAGTGTGGCGGGACTGTGTCTCCCGGCCCGTCATCAGGCCTGATGACAGTCTCTGAAGGGCCAGCACGCACTGGCGTCCGACCCAATAGGTCAGCTGCAGTATGGGGCGAGACAGGGCGGACAGCATCAGAGGTCAGGCGGCGTCGTCGTCCAGCACGTTTTCCAGCGCCTGGTTGCGGAAGGTCTCCAGCAACTGCAGCCGCGAGAATTTGTAGCCGTTGCCGAGGCGCAGGTGTGGCACGCGACCGGCCCGCGCCAGATCCAGCAGCTCGGCGGTACCGATACGCAGGAGGCGCGCGGCCTCAGCCGTTCCCAAAATTTCATCCTCTTGCTGCTTGATTTTTTGCAACATCTGCGTCACGTCCTCCAGCAGACGAGGAATGCGAGTCAGGACTTCCAGATCTATCACCAGATGATGATAGACATGGAGCACGCCATTTGTCACCCCCCCCTGGTGATGTATCATAAGGTCATGGAGAGCAATAATCTGAACGAATCCCGTCTGGGACCGAATCGATTTGATGAGCTTGACGCAAATGCGGCGGGCAACCTGATCCGCCGACGCCGAGAACAACTGGGTTTGTCGCTGGCAGATGTGGTGTCGCGGACTACCGTCTCTTCCCCCCAGTACCTGCACAAATTGGAACACGGTCTGGTACATGTGGGCCGGAGCAAGCATGTTGCGAGCCTGGCCATCGCCCTGGAACTGGACGGCGAGGACATCGCCGCGCTCAGCAACCGCACGCAGTCCATGTCCGTGGTCGACGTGCGTTACCCGACCGCGTTCCAGGTCCCCATCGTGTTGGCGGGAACTTACCCGAAGATCGGGGCCTACACGCTGGCGCGACGGCCTAACGAAGTGCAGGTGGTTGACACCACGCAGAAGGACCTGATCCCCGGCCGCCTCTACGTGATCGTAGGAGAAAAGCCCAAGACCGAAGCCCCCGTGGACAAACCGCCTGCGCAGGAGGGTGCTGTGGAAGAGAAGGCGACGGAATTGGACGCTGCGGAGAAGCAACGCCAGAAGGAGGATTTTGAAAAATTCGGTCATTGTGCCCGGGCCGTCGAGGCCACGGACGGTTCGATCCACTTCGTGACTGACGAGGGGATCTTCAGCTCTGAGGAGGTAAGGGTTTTTGGCCGCATCACTTTTGTGGCTCACCCCCAATGAGCAGCGCAGCCCGCGACAAAGCCCGGGCGCCCAATGGGAGTGTCTCGATCGTCAAGCGGATGGACGGCCGGTTTTCGCTGACGATCGAATTGCCCCGGGGGGCAGACGGCAAGCGTAACCGGCACCAGAGTACGCACCGGACCCGGCAGAAGGCGGAGGCGCGCGCCCGGAAGTTCAACTACGAGGTGGCGTCCCGCGCACCTGAGGCGCGAAGCGAGGTGACGGTGTCAGCCACGCTGCAACACTGGCTGCGTGAGCAGCCGCCCGGCGAGTACAGCACCCAGCTCAACCGGGCGTGGCTGGTCGCGCTGATTGAAAGCCATATCGGCGAACAGAAGCTCGTCAAGCTTCGTGAGGGCCACATCAAAGCATTTTTGCAGAATCTGGCAGCCGAGAAGAAGCCCAGCACCTGCGCCAAGGTGCTGCATGTGCTCCGGGCGGCCCTGCGGGGCGCAGTGCGCGACGGTCTGATCACGACCAATCCGGCTGACGACATCAGGCCTCCGACGCTGCATCACGAGGTCAAAGACGCCTGGAGCCGTGATGAAGTCCGGCGGATTATGCGTGCGGCACGGGACGGGGCCATGCCGGCGCTGATCCTGGTGGCCCTCAGCACCGGAGCACGCATCGGCGAGCTGGTGGGCGCGGGGTGGGAAGACTATGACCCCAGGGCAGGCACCCTGCACATCACAGAGACCGCGAAGCGCAGCGGCGGCAGGGGCAAGCCGAAGACGCATGCGGCCCGGCGAAAGCTCAAGTTGACGCCTCTCGTGCAGCGCGCCCTGGCCGCGCATCTGGAACAGGTGATTGAGCGCAAGCGACTGGCAGGACCGCTCTGGGGACAGAAGCGCATGGTTTCCGAAAAAGTGCGCGAGAAGCAGCGCCAGGCCGCGCGTGCGCGCTGGAATTCCAGCCTCCCCCAGGGTTGGATTCCGCGCCCGCCACCAGCTGTGGCTTACGAGCCCCTTTTCCCGACGAGTCACGGCACGCCGCTCAGCCCGCGAAATGTGCGGCGCGAGTGGGCGCGGGTTCTGGAAAAGGCCGATGTGAAGTACCGGGAGTTTCACGCCATCCGGGCCTCGTTCATCACCGCTGCGCTCGTGAACCGCGTGGTGAGCCTCAAGGACCTGCAAGATGTTGTCGGTCACACGTCGCCGGTCATGACGCTGCGCTATGCCCAGCGCAGCCAGGAGCGCCAGGCGCAGGTGATTCGGATGGCGAACGAAGAAATGGGGCTCGACGATGACGATGAGGAAGACAGGTCAACCACGCGATCGGCCTGACCTGGGTGGGCATCCAAGCGGCAATCATGGGCGTCGTCTTCGGGCGACGCCTTCGCGTCTGCCTATTAAGGACGGCTTGTCCTCCTGGCTTCTTGACCCAGGGCTCGTCACCGCGACGCAGGGCAGAAGGAGTTGTCTGTCACTTGTCTGTCAAATTGAGCTACGATCGGAGGCAATAAAAAAAATGCCGTCTAGGACGGCATTCTGGTGGAGGCTTGGGGATTCGAACCCCAGACCCTCCGCTTGCAAAGCGGATGCTCTCCCGCTGAGCTAAGCCCCCTCAGCGGGGCGCAGACTAGCAGACGCGGGGGCTGCATGACAAGAGGTGCCGCTGTGGCGAAGGCAGCAGGCGCGAGGGGACGTTGGCACCTGGGGTCGAATTGCAACACGGCGCCTCTCCTTTCCCAGTCTCCAGGGCAGTTGATGACCTCAGCCCGCCAGTGCCCGCGCGGCCCAGTACGCCGCGAAGCCCCCCAGGATGCCCAGCGCGAGGTGCCCGCTGCGCCACACGATCACCCCTCCCACCACGCTGGCAAGCAGGCGGCGCGGCCATTCCGGGCTGCCCAGCACTTCGGGGACGATCAGGGCGGCGATCACGCTGACCGGCACAAATTGCAAGAATGCCAACCAGAACGGCGGCAGGCGCACCCGGCCCAGGTTGAGCCCCAGCCAGCGGGCCGGGTAAGTCACGGCCCACATCAGCACGATCACGGCAGTGACAGTCACGCGCCCGCCTGTCGTTCGGCTGCAGATGCCCGTCCAGTCAACCACGCCCCCAGCAGCGCGCCGCCGATACCCGACAGCAGGATCACCACACCGCCGGGCAAAAAGCGCGACAGGCCCCACGCGGCCAGCCCTGACATCAGCGCCACCAGCACGGTCACGCGGCCCCGCAGCATCGGCACCAGCAGGCCCAGGAAGGCCAGCGGAAAGATCACGCCCACGCCCAACGCTTCGGGAGAGGGCAGCACCGCGCCGCCCACCGCCCCCAGCAATGTGGAGGCGTTCCAGACCGTGTACAGGCTGAGTTCCGCGCCCAGCACGTAGCCGAAGCTGGGGCCACCCGGCTCCTGTTTGCCCTTGACCGTGACCATCCCATACGACTCGTCGGTCAGGAATTGCGCGGCGATCAGGCGTTGTGGGCGGGTCAACACCAGTTGCCGGGACAGGCTCAGGCCGTACAGCAGGTGACGGGCATTCAGCAAAAAAGTGGTCAGCACAATGCCGATGGCCGACGCCCCGCCAGCCACACCGTAGCCCGCGAACAGGCCCGCCGCCGCGAACTGCGACGCGCCCGCAAACACGCTCAGGCTCATCAGCTGCGTTTCCCACACGCTCAGGCCCGAGGCCCGCGCCGTGACCGCGTAGGCCACTGCGAACGGCACCATGCCCAGCCACAGCGGTGTCATCACGCGGAAACCTCGCCAGAACGCAGGCCAGAATGGCGACACCGGGACAGACGCGAGCATGCCTGTCAGCTTAGCGGGTGATCCTCCAGTCTGGAGGTTGACGGCCCCTCTATGCTTGTCGACATGACCCGCCTGAACGCTCGTTCCCGCCTCGCCCTGCCGCCGCGTGTGCGGCTGTGGCTCGGGTTGCTCGTGGCCCTGGCGCTGGGCTATCTGGTGGCGCTGGCGCAGAACGCTGTGGTACGGCCCCCGCTGGTAGTCGGGCAGGACGCCGTGCCCCCGGCGGGACAGGCGCCGGGCGTGATCGCCACGCTGGAACACGAGGGCGGCGCGTTTATCGACATCCGGCCCGCAGGCGAGGTGAAGACCCTGCTGGTGTATTACCCGGGCGGGTTCGTGCGCCCGCAGGCCTACGAGTGGCTGGGCCGCGCCCTGGCCGCCGACGGCGTGCAGACGGTCATCCCGGTGTTTCCCCTGGATCTGGCGGTGACCGGCGTGGGCCGCGCCGACGCGCTGATCAAGAAGTTCGGCGCGGGCAGGATGGTGGTCATCGCGGGCCATTCGCTGGGCGGGGCGATGGCGGCGCAATACGCCACAGACCACACGGCACAACTGAATGGCATGATCCTGATGGGCGCGTATCCGGCGGGCAACGTCAGCCTGAAAGGCGCCGCCCTGCCCGTGCTGTCGCTGCTGGCGGAGCGTGATGGAGTGGCTGCTTCCGCCGACGTGCGTGATGGCCTGAACCGCCTGCCGGACAGCGCCCGGCTGACCGTGATCCCCGGCGCCGTCCACAGCTTTTTTGGACGGTACGGCTCCCAGAAGGGCGACGGCCTGCCCACCGTGACCCGCGCGGCCGCCGAGGTGGACATCCTGAAGGCGGTCAGGGCATTTCTACGGCAACTGCCCGCTCCGTAAGGTTACGGCGGGGCACTGTCACTACACCGGCACGGCGCTGGATGGTCCCAGAGCCGTGCCGGTCTCCCACAGGTTCTTCCAGTGTGCAGGTCTATTGAAACAGCTGCGCCACCTTGATCAGGGTCTGCCACACGCCCCACACCAGCGGAAGGCCAGGGACCAGCCACACGAGGTAGGTCATGGGAGAGGTCTTTTCGGTGGGCGTCTCGGTCCGGTTGGTCATGTCGTTCTCCTCGGCGGCTCAGTCGTCGGCGGCGGACGGGCTGGCGAGCGGTTCCTGGCCTGCAGGTGGGGCGGCCCAGTAGCGGCTGGCCACCGGGCGGATCAGCAGGTTGGCGACAAACCCGACGATCAGCAGCCCGGCCATGATGTACATGACGGTCGAGTACGCCTGTGCGGCGGGAATGCCCGCCTTGATCTGGCTGTCGCGGAAGCCGTTGACCAGCGTGGGGCCGGCAATGGCCGCCGCGCTCCAGGCCAGCAGCAGCCGGCCGTGGATGGCGCCCACGTTGGCGGTGCCGAACAGGTCCCGCAGGTAGGCGGGCACCGTGGCGAAGCTGCCGCCGTACATGCTGAGAATGACGCAGAAGCCGGCCACGAACAGCGCCAGGCTGGCCAGGTTGCCGAACAGCGGGATCAGGAAGTACAGCACGGTGCCCAGCACAAAGAAGACCATGTAGGTGGGTTTGCGTCCCAGCCGGTCGCTGATCGTGGACCAGAAGAAGCGCCCCGCCATGTTGAAGATGCTCAGCAGGCCCACGAACCCGGCGGCGGCGGCGGCCGTGACGCCAGCCCCGGCCCCCAGCACCTTGTCGCTGAACATCTCCTGAATCATGACGCTGGCCTGCCCGAGCACGCCGATTCCGGCGGTCACGTTCAGGAACAGCACCGCGAACAGCAGCCAGAACTGCGGGGTGCGGAACGCCTGATCGACCAGCACGTTGTGGTTGGAGATCATGCCGCCCGCCGCATTGGCCCTGGGCACGTAGCCTGCCGGCGCCCAGCCCTCGGCGGGAATCCGCACCATCAGTGCGCCGAACACCATGAACAGGAAGTAGACCGTTCCCATGATCAGGAACGTGGAGCCGACGCCCAGCGTGCCGTCCCCGGCGAAGCGGGCCATCAGCGCCGTGCCCAGCGGGCTGCCGATCAGCGCGCCGCCGCCGAACCCCATGATCGCCATGCCGGTGGCCAGTCCGGGCCGGTCTGGAAACCACTTGATCAGTGTGCTGACGGGGCTGATGTACCCCAGACCCAGGCCAATGCCCCCGATCACGCCGTTGCCCAGAATCACCAGCCACAACTGGTGCTGGCTGACGCCCAGCGCCGCGATCAGGAAGCCGCCGCAGAACAGCAGGGCACTGGCAAACATGGTCTTGCGCGGTCCCTCGCGCTCCACCCACTTGCCGAACAGCGCCGAACTCGCCCCCAGGAAAAACAGCGCCACGCTGAAGATCAGGCCCACCTGAAACAGCGACCAGTCGCCCGCCGCCCCGGTTTCAGCCTGTACGTCGCCGCTGATCAGCCGCGAGAGGGGCTTGTTGAACACCGAATAGGCGTAGATCTGCCCGATGCTCAGGTGAACGGCCAGGGCGGCCGGCGGCACCAGCCAGCGGCTCCAGCCCGGCCCGGCCACGGAATGTTCACGGTCCAGAAATCCCATAGAAGCTCCTGTCTCCATTTTGATTTAACGTGAAATGATCTTAGCGGCTTTCACGTGCATTTCGGTACGTGTTGCGACAGTTCCTCTGCCATGGTCCCGGCAGGAGGACCGCTGGCGGATCAGGCCGTGCCTGCTCACTCTGCCGGCCCCCGCACCCGGACTGCGCCCGCGTACACCGTGAAGCGGCCCTCACGGGTAAAGCCGCACAGCGTGACCCCAAAGACGGCCGCCGTGTCCACCGCCAGACTGGTGGCCGCGCCCACCGCCACCACCACCCCGATGCCGGCGGTCACGGCCTTCTGCACGATCTCGAAACCGGCGCGGCTGCTGACCACCAGCACGTGATCACGCAGTGGGAGGCCAGCAATCTGCGAGCCGACTACCTTGTCCACGGCGTTGTGCCGCCCGATGTCCTCGCGGGAACACAGCAGACGCCCTGCCGCACTGAACAGCGCCGCGCCGTGCAGCCCGCCCGTCTCCTGAAAGCCGGCCTGGGTCTCGCGCAGCCGCTCCGGCAACCCGGCCAGCACGGCGGCGCACACTGGCCCCGCCGTCCAGGGTGGGGGAGACGCCCGGCTCAGCAGCTGCTCGACGCTGCCTGACCCGCAGACCCCGCAGGCGCTCGACGACACGGTCAGTCTGGCCCCCGCCGCCAGCCGCTCATGCTCGGGGGTGTGCAGGTGCCAGACGTTGGCGTTTTCCGGGTCGGCCTGCAGCGTGGAGTCCTGCGGCCACAGGCCCTCGGAGACCAGCCAGCCCAGCAGCAGCTCGCGGTCCTGGCCGGGCGTCCGCATCAGCACGCCCAGCGGCAGTTCGCGGTCCGGGGTGTGCAGGCGCAGTTCCAGCGGTTCCTCGACGGCGACGGCGTCGGTGCGGCGGGACCACTCGCCGGTCCGGTACAGCCGGACGGGCAGGTGAACGACGCCCTCCGCATCTACCGGCCCGCCCGACGGCATGTTCAGCGGCCCACCTCGGTCTGGTTGGCGGTCTGCGTGGTCTCGCCGTTCGCCTCGCGCAGCGCGCGGCCCGCGCCCTTCAGCACGGCCATCAGCGCGCCCAGCGCCACTTGCACGTCCCGGTCTTTCAGCAGGCCCAGCAGCTCGCCCAGGCCGATGCCCTTGCCGGCGGCGACGTGCCGCGCCCCCTCGTGAACGCCCGTGGTCACGGCGCTGCCCAGAATGCCGACCTCGTGCGGGTCCAGGGTGGACAGCGTCTTGCCCAGCTCCGTGACGTTGCGCAGCAGGGTGGTGCCGCTCTCGCCGCCCAGGATGTGCAGCAGCGACGCGGTCAGGCCCTCGCCGCCGCGCACGGTCTTGCCCAGCACGTCCAGCACGCCGTGTTCGTGCAGCTGCCGCAGGACGTACAGCCCCTCTTCCAGCGCGGCGGTCGAATCCTCGACGGTCGAATGCAGGCGCTCCTGCGGCGTGGGTTCGCGGGGCGTGAAATCAAGCGCCTTGGCCATGACAGCTCCTCGTGGAAAGTTGCATCAGTCGTCCGCGCCCAGCGCGTCGGTGCGGGCGTTCAGGCTGTCGCCCAGCATCGGCAATTCGCCGCCCGGATACACGTAGTCGGGCCGCGCCCATTTGCGCTCGACCTCCACGCCGGTCTGGGGCGTGGGGTGGCCCCAGCGGAAGTTGCGGGCCGGCAGCGGGTTGTCGCCCACCTCGCCCAGCAGTTCCATGCGGACGCGGTTGTCCTTGTAGGCCGGCGTGTTGGTGATCGAGTCCCCCTGGGAGCCGGTCAGGTGGTTCACGGCGTCCTGCGCCTTGCGGGCGTTCATGGGGACGTACAGTTCGTTGCCGCTGACCCGGCCCGTCACCAGGGCCTGAAGCCGCACTGCGCCGTGCGCGCTGACGAGGCGCACCCACTGCCCGCTCTGGATCCGGCGCTCGGCGGCCAGTTCCTGGCTGACCTCCACAAACGCGTCGGGGGCCGTGACGGCGATGCCCTCCACCCGGAAGGTCATGTTGCCCTCGTGGAAGTGTTCCAGCATGCGCCCCGAGTTCAGGTGCAGATCGAACTCGGCGTCCGGGGCCAGCTGGCGCGGGCGGTATTCCCCGGCGTACAGG
This window contains:
- a CDS encoding helix-turn-helix domain-containing protein gives rise to the protein MIDLEVLTRIPRLLEDVTQMLQKIKQQEDEILGTAEAARLLRIGTAELLDLARAGRVPHLRLGNGYKFSRLQLLETFRNQALENVLDDDAA
- a CDS encoding helix-turn-helix domain-containing protein; amino-acid sequence: MESNNLNESRLGPNRFDELDANAAGNLIRRRREQLGLSLADVVSRTTVSSPQYLHKLEHGLVHVGRSKHVASLAIALELDGEDIAALSNRTQSMSVVDVRYPTAFQVPIVLAGTYPKIGAYTLARRPNEVQVVDTTQKDLIPGRLYVIVGEKPKTEAPVDKPPAQEGAVEEKATELDAAEKQRQKEDFEKFGHCARAVEATDGSIHFVTDEGIFSSEEVRVFGRITFVAHPQ
- a CDS encoding site-specific integrase, translated to MSSAARDKARAPNGSVSIVKRMDGRFSLTIELPRGADGKRNRHQSTHRTRQKAEARARKFNYEVASRAPEARSEVTVSATLQHWLREQPPGEYSTQLNRAWLVALIESHIGEQKLVKLREGHIKAFLQNLAAEKKPSTCAKVLHVLRAALRGAVRDGLITTNPADDIRPPTLHHEVKDAWSRDEVRRIMRAARDGAMPALILVALSTGARIGELVGAGWEDYDPRAGTLHITETAKRSGGRGKPKTHAARRKLKLTPLVQRALAAHLEQVIERKRLAGPLWGQKRMVSEKVREKQRQAARARWNSSLPQGWIPRPPPAVAYEPLFPTSHGTPLSPRNVRREWARVLEKADVKYREFHAIRASFITAALVNRVVSLKDLQDVVGHTSPVMTLRYAQRSQERQAQVIRMANEEMGLDDDDEEDRSTTRSA
- a CDS encoding AzlD domain-containing protein — protein: MTVTAVIVLMWAVTYPARWLGLNLGRVRLPPFWLAFLQFVPVSVIAALIVPEVLGSPEWPRRLLASVVGGVIVWRSGHLALGILGGFAAYWAARALAG
- a CDS encoding AzlC family ABC transporter permease; this translates as MLASVPVSPFWPAFWRGFRVMTPLWLGMVPFAVAYAVTARASGLSVWETQLMSLSVFAGASQFAAAGLFAGYGVAGGASAIGIVLTTFLLNARHLLYGLSLSRQLVLTRPQRLIAAQFLTDESYGMVTVKGKQEPGGPSFGYVLGAELSLYTVWNASTLLGAVGGAVLPSPEALGVGVIFPLAFLGLLVPMLRGRVTVLVALMSGLAAWGLSRFLPGGVVILLSGIGGALLGAWLTGRASAAERQAGA
- a CDS encoding alpha/beta hydrolase, with the translated sequence MTRLNARSRLALPPRVRLWLGLLVALALGYLVALAQNAVVRPPLVVGQDAVPPAGQAPGVIATLEHEGGAFIDIRPAGEVKTLLVYYPGGFVRPQAYEWLGRALAADGVQTVIPVFPLDLAVTGVGRADALIKKFGAGRMVVIAGHSLGGAMAAQYATDHTAQLNGMILMGAYPAGNVSLKGAALPVLSLLAERDGVAASADVRDGLNRLPDSARLTVIPGAVHSFFGRYGSQKGDGLPTVTRAAAEVDILKAVRAFLRQLPAP
- a CDS encoding MFS transporter small subunit — translated: MTNRTETPTEKTSPMTYLVWLVPGLPLVWGVWQTLIKVAQLFQ
- a CDS encoding OFA family MFS transporter — protein: MGFLDREHSVAGPGWSRWLVPPAALAVHLSIGQIYAYSVFNKPLSRLISGDVQAETGAAGDWSLFQVGLIFSVALFFLGASSALFGKWVEREGPRKTMFASALLFCGGFLIAALGVSQHQLWLVILGNGVIGGIGLGLGYISPVSTLIKWFPDRPGLATGMAIMGFGGGALIGSPLGTALMARFAGDGTLGVGSTFLIMGTVYFLFMVFGALMVRIPAEGWAPAGYVPRANAAGGMISNHNVLVDQAFRTPQFWLLFAVLFLNVTAGIGVLGQASVMIQEMFSDKVLGAGAGVTAAAAAGFVGLLSIFNMAGRFFWSTISDRLGRKPTYMVFFVLGTVLYFLIPLFGNLASLALFVAGFCVILSMYGGSFATVPAYLRDLFGTANVGAIHGRLLLAWSAAAIAGPTLVNGFRDSQIKAGIPAAQAYSTVMYIMAGLLIVGFVANLLIRPVASRYWAAPPAGQEPLASPSAADD
- a CDS encoding formate dehydrogenase accessory sulfurtransferase FdhD, with amino-acid sequence MPSGGPVDAEGVVHLPVRLYRTGEWSRRTDAVAVEEPLELRLHTPDRELPLGVLMRTPGQDRELLLGWLVSEGLWPQDSTLQADPENANVWHLHTPEHERLAAGARLTVSSSACGVCGSGSVEQLLSRASPPPWTAGPVCAAVLAGLPERLRETQAGFQETGGLHGAALFSAAGRLLCSREDIGRHNAVDKVVGSQIAGLPLRDHVLVVSSRAGFEIVQKAVTAGIGVVVAVGAATSLAVDTAAVFGVTLCGFTREGRFTVYAGAVRVRGPAE
- a CDS encoding DUF1641 domain-containing protein, yielding MAKALDFTPREPTPQERLHSTVEDSTAALEEGLYVLRQLHEHGVLDVLGKTVRGGEGLTASLLHILGGESGTTLLRNVTELGKTLSTLDPHEVGILGSAVTTGVHEGARHVAAGKGIGLGELLGLLKDRDVQVALGALMAVLKGAGRALREANGETTQTANQTEVGR